The Henckelia pumila isolate YLH828 chromosome 2, ASM3356847v2, whole genome shotgun sequence genome includes a window with the following:
- the LOC140884277 gene encoding ATP synthase subunit epsilon, mitochondrial: MASNAAVPFWRSAGMTYITYSNLCANLVRQCLKEPYKSEALNREKVHFAVSQWVDGKPQKPTLRSEAHE; this comes from the exons ATGGCGTCGAACGCTGCGGTGCCGTTTTGGAGATCTGCGGGGATGACTTACATCACTTACTCCAATCTCTGCGCTAATTTGGTGCGACAGTGTCTCAAAGAACcttacaaatctgaagctttgaACCGAGAGAAGGTCCATTTTGCTGTCTCCCAATGGGTTGACGGAAAACCCCAGAAGCCAA CTCTCCGGTCAGAAGCTCATGAATGA
- the LOC140884432 gene encoding glutamate receptor 2.8-like codes for MHQLLEKKMLFFILYISLFSLSGSLCIAQTEVVNRTFKVGVILDFDSLIGRIGLTSLSLAISDFYETNTDYTTRLELHLRDSKGEVIDAAAKALGLLKDVEVDAIIGPQKSSEASFVIGLGDRANVPIISFSATSPLLHPISRYFVQTALSDATQVRAIVAIVEYFRWNQVVIIYDDSDYGNGIVSYLSNALQDVNTRVSYKSVIPLTTTDDFLLQELYKMKTMQTRVFVVHVSSSIRSKLFLKAKEAGMMSEGYAWIVTSGLMDLFFSLDSHVVDSMQGILGVKPLIPSSRKLDSFAKRWKSKFLADNPYMLQAELSLYSLWAYDTLWALAMAAERVRLMEPTSFDINTSVINSTDLFSTEISKSGPKILESILGVTFQGLGGKFHLIEGQLEPSTFQILNVVGKGEKEVGIWTDSLGIVNGKNDASSSNKTLRSIIFPGDSTLVPRGWEVPVSGKKLKVGVPVESGFKEFVEVKRDHETNALKVSGCYIDIFEAVIKALPYAVSHEYVPFEKSDGSSAGTYDELVYQVYLGKFDAAVGDITITSKRSQYVDFTMPYDAGGVTITVPIKHDDPNDKWIFLKPLSKELWLTAISLFILTGVVIWILEHRFNHAYRGPVAQHAGMIFYFPFMSLVFAHREKIVTNLARVVVVVWMFVVLILSSTYTASLSARLTVQRLSPPVIDANELIQNGVYVGCQSGSFLIEYLQRLGFDRSKIRTYNKPDLCEDALSKGSENGGIAALFSTRPFTNLFLSKYGDKYTTVGKIYPTDGFACAFPKGSPLVADVSRTLIELMDSGRIFEIEGQWNMKSSAYSNELDPTSGLTTISLASFKVLFTITGSITTTCLAIFVMKYVYNNIDYFKSIWSSYPTVWSKVAAICKKFDQRDPKSFRDGEEEGNV; via the exons ATGCATCAGTTGCTCGAAAAGAAAATGCTCTTCTTCATTTTATATATCTCGCTGTTCTCTTTATCTGGCTCCTTGTGCATAGCACAGactgaagttgttaatagaacATTTAAAGTCGGCGtgattcttgattttgattctTTGATCGGGCGTATAGGCCTGACCAGCTTGTCTCTCGCAATCTCCGATTTCTATGAAACTAACACCGATTACACTACAAGACTTGAGCTGCATCTAAGGGACTCAAAGGGGGAAGTCATTGATGCTGCAGCTAAAG CTCTCGGTTTATTAAAAGACGTCGAAGTTGACGCAATAATCGGTCCTCAAAAATCTTCAGAAGCAAGCTTTGTGATTGGACTTGGAGATAGAGCAAATGTTCCAATCATTTCTTTTTCAGCTACAAGTCCTTTGCTCCATCCTATATCTCGGTACTTTGTACAAACAGCCCTGAGTGATGCAACTCAAGTGCGTGCTATTGTGGCTATAGTTGAATACTTTCGCTGGAATCAAGTTGTTATCATATACGACGATTCAGATTATGGTAATGGGATAGTTTCATATCTGTCTAATGCCCTTCAAGATGTCAATACTCGAGTTTCATACAAAAGTGTCATCCCTCTGACAACAACTGATGATTTTTTGTTGCAAGAGCTATATAAGATGAAAACTATGCAAACAAGGGTATTTGTGGTGCACGTTTCAAGTTCTATCCGTTCCAAACTATTCCTAAAAGCAAAAGAAGCAGGAATGATGAGTGAAGGCTATGCATGGATCGTAACAAGTGGGCTGATGGACTTATTTTTTTCACTGGATTCCCATGTTGTGGATTCTATGCAGGGCATTCTTGGCGTTAAGCCTTTGATTCCAAGCTCTAGAAAACTTGATTCTTTTGCTAAAAGGTGGAAAAGTAAATTCCTTGCAGATAATCCTTACATGTTACAAGCTGAGCTGAGCCTTTATAGTCTGTGGGCATATGATACTTTGTGGGCATTGGCTATGGCTGCTGAAAGGGTTAGATTAATGGAGCCGACTTCTTTTGATATCAACACAAGTGTTATTAATTCTACAGACTTGTTCAGTACTGAAATATCAAAGTCAGGACCGAAAATTCTTGAATCAATTTTGGGGGTGACATTTCAAGGCCTTGGCGGTAAGTTCCATCTCATTGAGGGACAACTAGAGCCATCAACTTTTCAAATACTAAATGTAGTTGGAAAAGGGGAGAAGGAGGTAGGAATATGGACAGATTCTCTCGGAATAGTAAACGGTAAAAATGATGCCAGTTCTTCAAATAAAACACTGAGAAGCATTATATTTCCTGGAGACTCTACGCTTGTGCCAAGGGGATGGGAGGTTCCAGTCAGTGGTAAGAAGCTTAAAGTTGGGGTGCCAGTGGAATCGGGTTTTAAGGAATTTGTTGAAGTGAAAAGAGACCATGAAACTAATGCATTGAAAGTTAGTGGATGCTACATAGACATATTCGAGGCTGTCATTAAAGCATTGCCATACGCTGTGTCACACGAGTATGTCCCATTCGAAAAATCTGATGGTTCTAGCGCAGGAACATACGATGAACTCGTATATCAAGTTTATCTTGGG AAATTTGATGCAGCTGTGGGAGACATCACGATCACATCAAAAAGATCACAGTATGTGGACTTCACGATGCCGTATGATGCTGGAGGAGTCACCATTACAGTTCCAATCAAACATGATGATCCCAATGACAAATGGATTTTCTTGAAGCCCCTTAGCAAAGAACTCTGGTTAACTGCTATATCACTCTTCATTTTAACCGGAGTCGTGATCTGGATTCTTGAACATAGGTTTAATCATGCTTATAGAGGTCCCGTCGCACAACATGCAGGCATGATATTCTATTTTCCTTTCATGTCACTAGTATTTGCACATAGGGAAAAAATAGTGACCAATTTAGCTCGAGTGGTCGTGGTGGTGTGGATGTTTGTGGTGCTTATACTGAGTTCAACCTATACAGCGAGCCTTTCAGCAAGATTAACAGTTCAAAGGCTTTCCCCACCTGTTATTGATGCGAATGAATTGATTCAAAATGGAGTCTATGTTGGATGCCAAAGTGGTTCTTTCCTTATTGAGTACTTGCAACGATTGGGATTCGATAGGTCCAAGATTAGAACCTACAACAAGCCAGATCTTTGTGAGGATGCCTTATCTAAAGGGAGTGAAAATGGTGGCATAGCGGCCTTGTTCTCTACGCGACCGTTCACTAACCTTTTCCTATCAAAGTATGGCGATAAGTACACGACGGTTGGCAAAATCTATCCAACTGATGGATTTGCTTGTGCCTTCCCAAAGGGTTCACCATTAGTTGCTGATGTCTCCCGTACATTGATCGAGCTAATGGATAGTGGCAGGATATTTGAAATCGAGGGACAGTGGAATATGAAAAGTTCAGCGTATAGCAATGAACTCGACCCCACAAGTGGCTTGACCACAATTTCCTTGGCGAGTTTTAAAGTACTCTTTACAATCACAGGGAGCATCACAACAACTTGTCTTGCCATTTTTGTTATGAAATATGTGTACAATAATATAGATTATTTTAAGAGTATTTGGAGCTCTTACCCTACGGTTTGGTCGAAAGTTGCTGCGATTTGCAAAAAATTTGATCAAAGAGATCCCAAATCTTTTAGGGACGGAGAAGAAGAGGGGAATGTTTGA